The proteins below are encoded in one region of Hordeum vulgare subsp. vulgare chromosome 3H, MorexV3_pseudomolecules_assembly, whole genome shotgun sequence:
- the LOC123444520 gene encoding peroxidase 2-like — protein MATKLKLAALVVLAAFLAGPAASEAASICFNGWLRLPTYNPQLCRSSPTVRTRQRVPAPSGSGLTSGYYNTRCPSAEQIVTDAVKKAVDANPGIGAGLIRLFFHDCFVRGCDASVLLNTTNSKNSDTEREGPPNKDSLRGFEVIDEAKAAIEAACPSTVSCADIVAFAARDASYFLSDRRINIQMPGGRYDGRESFANETDQLPGPFSNLTALQESFGAKGLTSDEMVVLSGAHTIGRARCMFFSSRFPEMDPAFAAKLRAQCNGNDNTNVNQDDVTPDVLDKQYYQNVIDKKVLFTSDAVLNSTETITQVTENANVAGAWERKFESAMENMGKIGVKTMGDQQGAEIRKVCWRVNN, from the exons ATGGCGACTAAGCTAAAGCTCGCGGCGCTCGTTGTCTTGGCCGCGTTCCTCGCCGGACCGGCGGCGTCCGAGGCCGCCAGCATTTGCTTCAACGGCTGGCTGAGGCTACCCACCTACAACCCGCAGCTCTGTCGCTCCAGCCCGACCGTTCGGACGCGGCAGAGGGTACCTGCTCCCTCGGGGTCCGGGCTCACCTCCGGCTATTACAACACCAGGTGCCCTAGCGCGGAGCAGATCGTCACGGACGCCGTGAAGAAGGCCGTGGATGCCAACCCTGGCATTGGTGCCGGGCTCATCCGTCTCTTCTTCCACGACTGCTTCGTTCGG GGGTGCGATGCTTCGGTCCTCCTCAACACGACCAACTCCAAGAACAGCGACACGGAGAGGGAGGGCCCTCCGAACAAGGACAGCCTGCGAGGGTTCGAGGTGATCGACGAGGCCAAAGCGGCGATCGAGGCCGCCTGCCCCAGCACAGTCTCATGCGCCGACATCGTGGCCTTCGCCGCCCGCGACGCGTCCTACTTCCTCAGCGACCGCAGGATCAACATCCAGATGCCGGGCGGCCGCTACGACGGCCGCGAGTCCTTTGCCAACGAGACCGACCAGCTGCCCGGGCCCTTCTCCAACCTCACGGCGCTCCAAGAAAGTTTCGGGGCCAAGGGACTCACCTCTGACGAGATGGTCGTGCTCTCCGGCGCGCACACAATCGGCCGCGCCCGCTGTATGTTTTTCTCCAGCCGCTTCCCTGAGATGGACCCGGCATTTGCCGCCAAGCTCAGGGCACAGTGCAACGGCAATGACAACACCAACGTGAACCAAGACGATGTGACCCCCGACGTTCTGGATAAGCAGTACTATCAGAATGTGATTGACAAGAAAGTGTTGTTCACCTCGGACGCCGTGCTCAACTCGACTGAAACGATAACGCAGGTGACAGAAAACGCGAACGTGGCCGGGGCGTGGGAGAGGAAGTTCGAGAGTGCCATGGAGAATATGGGCAAAATCGGGGTCAAGACCATGGGAGACCAGCAAGGCGCAGAGATCAGGAAGGTATGCTGGAGAGTCAACAACTAA